In a genomic window of Streptomyces sp. SJL17-4:
- a CDS encoding alanine--tRNA ligase-related protein produces MKTEHIVRTFVEYFEERGHHRITGSTLLPPPGDPVLFTTSGMHPLTPYLEGRPHPKGRRLVNVQRCLRTTDLEEVGDATHLTVFEMLGTWSLGDYEGSQSLDWGYGLLTEGLGIDPGLLHATVYAGDERTGQDSASLELWQNRGVPVELTVTDNWWSNGPTGPCGPDSEIFLWSGDTPPRSTPTHDDRWVEVWNHVMMRHRRLEDGSLLPLPQRNVDTGLGLERLASLLQGKPSVFECDVFDPWRRLVPLIWTLDEPTRRVVHDHLRSAVVVSGDGVRPGSTGRGYVVRRLVRRVLTVLWRDDPTRSLGDLPSELIEHTLDHFRQDTDPGDVRRMLLDEERRFGRLLERGRQVLARPRFRRPLDEEDLHYLHDTHGLPRDLVRTLREE; encoded by the coding sequence ATGAAGACCGAGCACATCGTCCGCACGTTCGTCGAGTACTTCGAGGAGCGCGGCCACCACCGCATCACCGGGTCGACGCTGCTGCCACCGCCCGGCGACCCGGTCCTGTTCACCACCTCCGGCATGCACCCGCTCACCCCCTACCTGGAGGGGCGTCCCCATCCGAAGGGACGGCGGCTCGTCAACGTGCAGCGCTGTCTGCGCACGACGGACCTGGAGGAGGTCGGTGACGCCACCCATCTGACCGTCTTCGAGATGCTCGGAACCTGGTCGCTGGGCGACTACGAGGGCTCCCAGAGCCTCGACTGGGGATACGGCCTGCTCACCGAGGGCCTCGGCATCGATCCGGGCCTCCTCCACGCCACGGTGTACGCCGGAGACGAACGGACGGGACAGGACAGCGCCTCGCTGGAGCTCTGGCAGAACCGCGGCGTCCCCGTGGAACTCACCGTCACCGACAACTGGTGGTCCAACGGGCCGACCGGCCCCTGCGGCCCCGACTCGGAGATCTTCCTGTGGAGCGGGGACACCCCGCCCCGCTCGACACCCACCCACGACGACCGCTGGGTCGAGGTGTGGAACCACGTGATGATGCGTCACCGACGCCTCGAGGACGGCTCCCTCCTCCCCCTTCCCCAGCGCAACGTCGACACAGGGCTCGGCCTGGAGCGGCTCGCCTCGCTGCTGCAGGGGAAGCCGTCCGTGTTCGAATGCGACGTCTTCGACCCCTGGCGTCGGCTTGTCCCCCTGATCTGGACGCTCGACGAACCGACCCGGCGTGTCGTCCACGACCACCTGCGCTCGGCCGTCGTGGTGAGCGGCGACGGGGTACGCCCCGGCAGCACGGGACGGGGCTATGTGGTCCGCCGCCTGGTCCGCCGGGTGCTCACCGTGCTGTGGCGGGACGATCCGACGCGCAGCCTGGGAGACCTGCCGTCCGAACTGATCGAGCACACCCTGGACCACTTCCGGCAGGACACGGACCCGGGCGACGTGCGCCGGATGCTCCTCGACGAGGAACGCCGGTTCGGGCGGCTCCTCGAACGCGGCCGGCAGGTGCTCGCCCGTCCGCGGTTCCGGCGTCCGCTGGACGAGGAGGACCTCCACTACCTCCACGACACGCATGGCCTGCCCCGGGACCTGGTGAGGACTCTGCGCGAGGAGTGA